From a region of the Nocardioides ginsengisegetis genome:
- a CDS encoding DUF779 domain-containing protein, with amino-acid sequence MGDRVDISGEAAALVRRLTEAHGPVMFHQSGGCCDGSAPMCYPDGDFLTGDADVHLGSLDVGLERSVPVWMSASQHEYWSHTHLTIDVVPGRGAGFSLEAPYGVRFLVRSRLMDA; translated from the coding sequence ATGGGCGACCGGGTCGACATCTCCGGTGAGGCGGCGGCGCTCGTCCGCCGCCTCACAGAGGCCCACGGGCCGGTCATGTTCCACCAGTCCGGCGGCTGCTGCGACGGGTCGGCGCCGATGTGCTACCCCGACGGCGACTTCCTGACCGGCGACGCGGACGTGCACCTCGGCTCACTCGATGTCGGGCTGGAGCGGTCCGTGCCGGTGTGGATGTCGGCGTCGCAGCACGAGTACTGGTCGCACACCCACCTCACCATCGACGTGGTCCCCGGCCGCGGCGCGGGCTTCTCGCTGGAGGCGCCGTACGGCGTGCGGTTCCTGGTCCGCTCGCGGCTGATGGACGCCTAG
- a CDS encoding alpha-hydroxy acid oxidase has protein sequence MKRQLPKRRDLAPLLTFKKPTLSPRERRLASALTIEDLRRIAKRRTPKPAFDYTDGAADGEVSLARAREAFADVQFNPAILRDVSHVDTSREVLGAPSALPFGIAPTGFTRMMQAEGEIAGATAAGAAGIPFSLSTMGTTSIEDVAAANPASSGGRNWFQLYMWKDRDRSMALVDRAAKAGYDTLLVTVDVPVAGARLRDVRNGMTIPPTLTPRTVANAIPRPAWWINFLTTEPLAFASLDSWSGTVADLLDTMFDPTVTYEDLAWIRDQWPGKVSVKGVQTAADARRLADAGVDAIVLSNHGGRQLDRAPIPFHLLPQVVKEVGSELEVHLDTGIMSGQDIVAAVAHGAHFTLIGRAYLYGLMAGGRPGVDRAIEILRGQVERTMRLLGVSTLDELEPGHVTQLARLGPRPL, from the coding sequence ATGAAGCGGCAGCTGCCCAAGCGACGCGACCTGGCGCCCCTGCTCACGTTCAAGAAGCCGACCCTCTCGCCACGGGAGCGGCGGCTCGCCTCCGCGCTGACGATCGAGGACCTGCGCCGGATCGCCAAGCGGCGTACGCCCAAGCCGGCCTTCGACTACACCGACGGCGCCGCCGACGGCGAGGTGTCGCTGGCCCGGGCGCGGGAGGCCTTCGCCGACGTGCAGTTCAACCCCGCGATCCTGCGCGACGTCTCGCACGTGGACACCTCGCGGGAGGTGCTGGGTGCCCCGAGCGCGCTGCCCTTCGGCATCGCGCCGACCGGCTTCACGCGGATGATGCAGGCCGAGGGCGAGATCGCCGGCGCGACCGCGGCCGGCGCCGCGGGCATCCCGTTCTCCCTGTCCACGATGGGGACCACGTCGATCGAGGACGTGGCCGCCGCCAATCCAGCGTCGTCGGGCGGCCGCAACTGGTTCCAGCTCTACATGTGGAAGGACCGCGACCGCTCGATGGCGCTGGTCGACCGGGCGGCCAAGGCGGGCTACGACACGCTGCTCGTCACGGTCGACGTGCCCGTCGCGGGCGCCCGGCTCCGCGACGTACGCAACGGCATGACGATCCCGCCCACCCTGACCCCGCGCACGGTCGCCAACGCGATCCCGCGGCCGGCCTGGTGGATCAACTTCCTGACCACCGAGCCGCTGGCCTTCGCCTCGCTCGACTCGTGGTCGGGCACGGTCGCGGACCTGCTGGACACGATGTTCGATCCGACCGTGACCTATGAGGACCTCGCCTGGATCCGCGACCAGTGGCCCGGCAAGGTCTCGGTCAAGGGCGTCCAGACCGCCGCCGACGCCCGCCGCCTCGCGGACGCCGGCGTCGACGCGATCGTGCTGTCCAACCACGGCGGCCGCCAGCTCGACCGCGCGCCGATCCCCTTCCACCTGCTGCCGCAGGTGGTCAAGGAGGTGGGGAGCGAACTCGAGGTGCACCTCGACACCGGGATCATGTCCGGCCAGGACATCGTCGCCGCGGTCGCGCACGGCGCCCACTTCACGCTGATCGGCCGGGCCTACCTCTACGGGCTGATGGCCGGCGGTCGGCCCGGCGTCGACCGGGCGATCGAGATCCTCCGCGGCCAGGTCGAGCGGACCATGAGGCTGCTCGGCGTCAGCACCCTCGACGAGCTCGAGCCGGGCCACGTCACGCAGCTGGCCCGGCTCGGCCCGCGCCCGCTCTAG
- a CDS encoding glycosyltransferase, whose amino-acid sequence MHEIQIAPADVDRLTGLLSRERKDQFDAVAAGARELLGGRVVWNVNATAHGGGVAEMLQTLLANARGVGIDTRWLVLSGSPEFFAITKRLHNVLHGEPGDGGELGAAEHAVVAEALRPDLADMATLVKPDDVVLLHDPQTAAMVTPLRETGAKVVWRCHIGRDTPNALTDLGWAFLRPLIEAADAFVFSRRNYVPRWMASEKVHIITPSIDPFSAKNAPLSDADAEATLGYAGLLGGARDPRALTFTKRNGTVGTTRPHRGLDLTGGTIPCEARLVVQISRWDRLKDMTGVMQGFADAGLPGDVHLLLVGPEVSGVSDDPEGAGVLAECRSRWDGLAREEQSRVHLVCLSMDDVDENAHLVNALQRRASVVVQKSLVEGFGLTVTEAMWKARPVVASAIGGIQDQIVDGENGLLLEDPHDLDALGRALARLLEQPDLAAGLGNAARATVHERFLGDRHLEAYADLFGTLLV is encoded by the coding sequence GTGCACGAGATTCAGATCGCCCCCGCGGACGTGGACCGCCTCACTGGGCTGCTCTCGCGCGAGCGCAAAGACCAGTTCGATGCGGTGGCTGCCGGTGCGCGCGAGCTCCTCGGGGGCCGCGTCGTCTGGAACGTCAACGCGACCGCCCACGGCGGCGGCGTGGCGGAGATGCTGCAGACGCTGCTGGCCAACGCACGCGGGGTCGGCATCGACACCCGGTGGCTGGTGCTGTCGGGGAGCCCGGAGTTCTTCGCGATCACCAAGCGCCTGCACAACGTGCTGCACGGGGAGCCGGGGGACGGGGGAGAGCTCGGCGCCGCGGAGCACGCCGTGGTCGCGGAGGCACTGCGGCCCGACCTCGCGGACATGGCGACCCTGGTGAAGCCGGACGACGTCGTCCTGCTCCACGATCCGCAGACCGCGGCGATGGTGACGCCGCTGCGCGAGACCGGGGCGAAGGTGGTCTGGCGGTGCCACATCGGTCGCGACACCCCCAACGCGCTGACCGACCTGGGCTGGGCGTTCCTGCGGCCGCTCATCGAGGCGGCCGACGCGTTCGTCTTCTCGCGCCGCAACTACGTCCCCCGGTGGATGGCGTCGGAGAAGGTGCACATCATCACGCCCTCGATCGACCCGTTCAGCGCCAAGAACGCCCCGCTCTCCGACGCCGACGCGGAGGCGACGCTCGGTTACGCCGGGCTGCTCGGCGGGGCCCGTGACCCCCGAGCCCTCACGTTCACCAAGCGCAACGGCACCGTCGGGACCACGCGGCCGCATCGGGGCCTCGACCTCACCGGGGGCACGATCCCGTGCGAGGCCCGGCTCGTGGTGCAGATCAGCCGGTGGGACCGCCTCAAGGACATGACCGGCGTCATGCAGGGATTCGCCGACGCGGGTCTCCCCGGCGACGTACACCTCCTCCTGGTCGGACCCGAGGTGTCCGGCGTCTCGGACGACCCCGAGGGAGCGGGCGTGCTGGCGGAGTGCCGGAGCCGGTGGGACGGCCTGGCTCGCGAGGAGCAGAGCCGCGTGCACCTGGTCTGCCTGTCGATGGACGACGTCGACGAGAACGCCCACCTCGTCAACGCCCTGCAGCGCCGCGCCTCGGTGGTCGTGCAGAAGAGCCTGGTCGAGGGGTTCGGGCTGACCGTCACGGAGGCCATGTGGAAGGCCCGGCCGGTGGTGGCCTCGGCCATCGGCGGCATCCAGGACCAGATCGTCGACGGGGAGAACGGGCTCCTGCTCGAGGACCCCCACGACCTCGACGCCCTGGGGCGCGCCCTGGCCCGCCTGCTCGAGCAGCCCGATCTCGCGGCCGGGCTCGGCAACGCCGCACGTGCCACGGTGCACGAGCGCTTCCTCGGCGACCGCCACCTGGAGGCGTACGCCGACCTCTTCGGGACCCTCCTCGTCTGA
- a CDS encoding HNH endonuclease signature motif containing protein, giving the protein MSTEEAAATLAEATRMVARAQEIELRVAAHAKIVGVGESVGATSTTNFWAHATHQTRTSAHGKMRLAVALAARPALRTAVAAGDVLVEQARVIVDAVEVLPTEHRDEAEALLIKFAAEHDAQALKRLGRRILEFLDPEAAEAHEAKQLEAEERDAARSTKLTMTDDGHGKVHGRFTLPSAQAAMLKKALLAFAAPKHRAAVDGGLGERRPSAERMGQAFVELIERYPTKLLPKAGGVSATVVVTMDISTLMGGLKAASLDTGERVTAGQARRLACEAGIIPAVLGGKSQVLDLGRKRRFHSESQRIAMAIEQGGCNAEGCDWPPGLCHGHHPIPWSQGGETNKDGMLLCPHHHARAHDPKFTMTKQAGGKVAFTRRT; this is encoded by the coding sequence ATGTCGACGGAGGAGGCCGCCGCGACTCTGGCTGAGGCCACCCGGATGGTCGCTCGGGCGCAGGAGATCGAGCTGCGGGTCGCCGCGCACGCCAAGATCGTCGGCGTCGGGGAGTCGGTGGGCGCGACCTCGACGACGAACTTCTGGGCCCACGCCACCCACCAGACCCGGACGTCTGCGCACGGGAAGATGCGCCTCGCGGTCGCGCTGGCCGCAAGGCCCGCCCTGCGTACGGCGGTCGCCGCGGGTGACGTGCTGGTCGAGCAGGCGCGGGTGATCGTCGATGCGGTCGAGGTCCTCCCGACCGAGCATCGCGACGAGGCCGAGGCGTTGCTGATCAAGTTCGCCGCCGAGCACGACGCGCAGGCGTTGAAGAGGCTGGGCCGACGGATCCTGGAGTTCCTGGACCCCGAGGCTGCCGAGGCCCACGAGGCGAAGCAGCTCGAGGCCGAGGAACGCGACGCCGCCCGGTCCACCAAGCTGACCATGACCGATGACGGGCACGGCAAGGTGCACGGACGGTTCACGCTGCCGTCCGCGCAGGCCGCGATGCTGAAGAAGGCGCTGCTGGCGTTCGCGGCCCCGAAGCACCGGGCCGCGGTCGACGGCGGCCTCGGTGAGCGCAGGCCCAGTGCCGAGCGGATGGGGCAGGCGTTCGTCGAGCTGATCGAGCGCTACCCGACCAAGTTGCTCCCCAAGGCCGGCGGTGTGTCCGCGACCGTGGTGGTGACGATGGACATCTCCACCCTGATGGGCGGCCTCAAAGCAGCCTCGTTGGACACCGGTGAGCGGGTCACCGCCGGCCAGGCCCGCCGGCTGGCGTGCGAGGCGGGGATCATCCCGGCCGTGCTGGGTGGGAAGTCCCAGGTGTTGGATCTGGGCCGGAAGCGCCGGTTCCACAGCGAGTCGCAGCGGATCGCGATGGCCATCGAGCAGGGCGGCTGCAACGCCGAGGGATGTGACTGGCCGCCGGGGCTGTGTCACGGGCACCACCCGATCCCCTGGAGTCAGGGCGGGGAGACCAACAAGGACGGGATGCTGCTCTGCCCGCACCACCACGCCCGGGCCCATGATCCGAAGTTCACGATGACCAAGCAGGCCGGCGGGAAGGTCGCCTTCACCAGGAGGACATAG
- a CDS encoding acyltransferase yields the protein MNRVGRVVNAVVHAAWHGIDRAGEIVPGTRAAEAFGTFGAGSSIGFPPATLLNTGSIHVGEDTLIGRQVTLSVGYGPGDTNIPARALVIGDRCVLGARTSITAHSSIELGDAVWCGQGVFVTDASHGYQDPTRPIGEQLGPHQPVRIGSGSWIGHAAVILPGAQIGRNVVVAAGAVVRGEVPDHSVVAGNPARVVRHLEPGVGWVGTGGDVRPVLDAL from the coding sequence GTGAACCGAGTCGGTCGAGTGGTCAACGCCGTCGTCCACGCCGCCTGGCACGGCATCGACCGCGCGGGCGAGATCGTGCCGGGGACGCGCGCGGCCGAGGCCTTCGGGACCTTCGGCGCCGGCAGCAGCATCGGCTTCCCGCCGGCCACGCTCCTCAACACCGGCTCGATCCACGTCGGGGAGGACACGCTGATCGGGCGGCAGGTGACGCTGAGCGTCGGCTACGGCCCGGGCGACACCAACATCCCCGCACGCGCCCTCGTGATCGGCGACCGGTGCGTCCTCGGCGCCCGGACCAGCATCACCGCCCACTCCTCGATCGAGCTCGGCGACGCGGTGTGGTGCGGGCAGGGCGTCTTCGTCACCGATGCCAGCCACGGCTACCAGGACCCGACGCGCCCGATCGGCGAGCAGCTCGGGCCGCACCAGCCGGTGCGGATCGGGTCCGGGTCGTGGATCGGCCACGCGGCCGTCATCCTCCCCGGCGCGCAGATCGGCCGGAACGTCGTCGTCGCGGCCGGGGCGGTCGTCCGCGGGGAGGTGCCCGACCACTCCGTCGTTGCCGGCAACCCGGCTCGGGTGGTCCGGCACCTCGAGCCGGGCGTCGGCTGGGTCGGCACCGGGGGCGACGTACGGCCGGTGCTGGATGCGCTCTGA
- a CDS encoding MDR family MFS transporter — protein sequence MSSPVSSGTDQAPDYGVLRWLVAAAFVVILNETVMFNALPSLMREFSVDVTTAQWLSTAFMLTMAVVIPITGWFLQRVTTRQAFGLAMTVFCIGTLICASAPVFWVLLLGRIVQASGTAVMMPLLMTTLMTIVAPGDRGKVMGNVTLAMSAAPALGPTASGFILEVASWRWMFGIVLPIAATIGIVGITRLRNVGEPRALSLHVPSVLLSAIGFGTLVYGLAQFGRGGDARTEGAIFAAVGLVFVAAFVLLQVRLQREDRPLLDLRTLRRPTYRLALLTMAGAFAGMFGSMLILPVYLQNVRDLSTLQTGLLMMPGGLAMGLLGPRVGRWFDKHGSRPLVVPGGLGAIAALGILTQVSLTTPIPMILGAHVLLMVSLALIFTPVFTLGLGDVPPHLYSHGSSLLGALQQVAGAMGTAIVATLIAWRTTHLLGQGDDPLTAQVGGMTAGFWFGVALTTLVFGMLLKLPNRAHVPEPEAVTEAQLPAPAEAVPLTQHEG from the coding sequence ATGTCTTCTCCGGTCTCCTCGGGCACGGACCAGGCCCCCGACTACGGCGTCCTTCGCTGGTTGGTGGCAGCAGCGTTCGTCGTGATCCTCAACGAGACGGTCATGTTCAACGCGCTGCCGAGCCTGATGCGCGAGTTCTCCGTCGACGTCACGACCGCCCAGTGGCTCTCGACCGCCTTCATGCTGACGATGGCCGTGGTCATCCCGATCACCGGCTGGTTCCTCCAGCGCGTGACGACGCGGCAGGCGTTCGGCCTGGCGATGACGGTGTTCTGCATCGGCACGCTGATCTGTGCGTCGGCCCCCGTCTTCTGGGTGCTGCTGCTGGGGCGCATCGTGCAGGCGTCCGGCACGGCGGTGATGATGCCGCTGCTGATGACGACGCTGATGACGATCGTCGCGCCCGGTGACCGCGGCAAGGTCATGGGCAACGTGACGCTGGCGATGTCCGCGGCGCCGGCCCTCGGCCCGACCGCGTCCGGCTTCATCCTCGAGGTCGCCAGCTGGCGCTGGATGTTCGGCATCGTGCTCCCGATCGCCGCCACCATCGGCATCGTCGGCATCACCCGGCTCCGCAACGTCGGTGAACCCCGCGCCCTGTCGCTCCACGTGCCCAGCGTCCTGCTCTCCGCGATCGGCTTCGGCACGCTCGTCTACGGCCTCGCCCAGTTCGGCCGCGGCGGCGACGCCCGCACCGAGGGCGCGATCTTCGCGGCCGTCGGTCTGGTGTTCGTGGCCGCGTTCGTGCTGCTCCAGGTGCGCCTGCAGCGTGAGGACCGACCGCTGCTCGACCTCCGCACGCTCCGCCGCCCGACGTACCGCCTCGCCCTGCTCACCATGGCGGGCGCCTTCGCCGGCATGTTCGGGTCGATGCTGATCCTGCCCGTTTACCTCCAGAACGTCCGCGACCTGAGCACCCTCCAGACCGGCCTGCTGATGATGCCGGGCGGTCTGGCGATGGGCCTGCTCGGCCCGCGCGTGGGTCGCTGGTTCGACAAGCACGGCAGCCGCCCGCTCGTCGTGCCCGGCGGCCTCGGGGCCATCGCGGCCCTGGGCATCCTCACCCAGGTCAGCCTCACGACGCCGATCCCGATGATCCTCGGCGCGCACGTGCTGCTGATGGTCTCGCTGGCCCTGATCTTCACGCCGGTCTTCACCCTCGGCCTCGGCGACGTCCCGCCGCACCTCTACTCGCACGGCAGCTCGCTGCTCGGCGCCCTCCAGCAGGTGGCCGGCGCGATGGGTACGGCGATCGTGGCGACCCTGATCGCCTGGCGCACCACCCACCTGCTCGGCCAGGGCGACGACCCGCTGACGGCCCAGGTCGGGGGCATGACGGCGGGCTTCTGGTTCGGCGTCGCGCTGACCACGCTGGTCTTCGGCATGCTGCTCAAGCTGCCCAACCGGGCGCACGTCCCCGAGCCCGAGGCCGTGACCGAGGCGCAGCTCCCCGCGCCGGCCGAGGCCGTCCCGCTGACGCAGCACGAGGGCTGA
- a CDS encoding pyrimidine reductase family protein, with product MHDLQRGAAVSDPLTPYLDVDRSRPEHECWVTGHMVAGLDGTAAVGGRVGSLSTAPDQALFRRMRQIADVVLVGAETVRREGYGPVRLDEQAQELRRRDGRSSTPPLAVVSRSLDFDWTAKVFAEAPEDAPTLVITCASADPVRRAEAEKVAVVLVAGEDRVTPAAAMQALAQLGHRVVLCEGGPTWLGELVAADRLDELCLSISPVMGGDPLPVAVTPPGGGLAAFELKGAMVEDSTLFLRYERGSQGGGGHE from the coding sequence ATGCATGACCTGCAACGTGGCGCCGCGGTGTCCGATCCACTCACGCCGTACCTCGACGTCGACCGCTCCCGTCCCGAGCACGAATGCTGGGTGACCGGACACATGGTCGCCGGACTCGACGGCACGGCGGCGGTGGGCGGTCGAGTCGGTTCCCTGTCCACGGCTCCGGACCAGGCGCTGTTCCGCAGGATGCGCCAGATCGCCGATGTCGTGCTCGTCGGCGCCGAGACCGTACGCCGCGAGGGATACGGCCCGGTGCGGCTCGACGAGCAGGCCCAGGAGCTGCGTCGGCGCGACGGTCGGTCATCGACGCCGCCACTCGCCGTGGTCAGCCGGTCGCTCGACTTCGACTGGACCGCCAAGGTGTTCGCCGAGGCGCCCGAGGACGCCCCCACCCTTGTCATCACCTGCGCGTCGGCGGATCCGGTGCGCCGGGCCGAGGCCGAGAAGGTGGCGGTCGTGCTGGTGGCCGGCGAGGACCGCGTCACGCCGGCGGCCGCGATGCAGGCGCTCGCCCAGCTCGGCCACCGGGTCGTGCTCTGCGAAGGCGGACCGACCTGGCTCGGTGAGCTGGTTGCCGCGGACCGCCTCGACGAGCTCTGCCTCTCCATCTCCCCGGTGATGGGCGGCGACCCGCTCCCGGTCGCCGTCACCCCACCGGGCGGTGGGCTCGCGGCGTTCGAGCTGAAGGGCGCCATGGTGGAGGACAGCACGCTCTTCCTGCGCTACGAGCGCGGGTCACAGGGAGGTGGTGGACATGAGTGA